A stretch of DNA from Candidatus Woesearchaeota archaeon:
TTTTATTCTTCTATTAATATCTTTAGTTATATTGTCAATTTCAATTATTTCATCATTAAATTTAGATTTTAATTGATTCTCTAAATTAATGATTTGTTGATATAGATTTGTATTCTTGAAATTAGTTTGGAAATCTTGATTTAATTTAAGATATACTTGTGAGCCATTTCCACTATCTACAATTAAAGATACTTTGAAATTATTTCTTTCTAAATATTCTTTTATCTTGTAGGCTTTGTTTATTGCGTGTTTATGGTCTTCATTTGTTGAGATGTGTTTTATTCTTCTTTCTTTTCTAACATCAATATCAATAACTAAACTATCTAATCTTCTAATGTCATTTATTTTAGTCTTATTTTCATCTCTTGGATTAATTGCGACGCAAGTTAAAGCATTTGAATATTTTTTACATATTTCAATAATTTCATTCTTATCTTTATGAAATTTTGAATATAGTTGAGGTTTAATACTTGAATTAGGTTTTCCAGCTCCAAAAATATGTATCCAAAATGTTTGGTGGTTTAGATAGTTTAGAAATGTTTCTATATCTTGTTTATTTATTTGATTACTCATTGAAAACACCTCTAAAAATTATTTCTTTGAGTATCTTGGCTAATTGGCTAACCCCTTTATATAAAGGGGGGATTAGCCAATAAGGATATCCAATATGGTTACTATTAACTTTAGCCAAGTTGGCTAATAGCCAGTAATTATAGCCACTTCCTTTCTCCCTGTGAGTAATAAATATTTTTTTAAGATACATTTTAATTCATTTATTCTTTTTTTAATTGCCTATTTGCTTCTTTTAATGCTGAACTTACAAGAAAATTAGTTCTTGACCTTACATCTATTTTTCTTGCTTTGTCTATAACTTTCAAAACTTCATCCTTAATTTCAATTGATATTTTAGCCATTTTCTTAAATTATATGTTTTTAATTGTGAAAAGATATTTTTTCGATATCTTTTACCTGATAGAATTAAAGTGATTTATAAGATATATATAAGGGTAGGATTTATTTTGTCTGGAAAATTGGAGTGAAAGAATAGAGGTATTGAAGAGAATTAAAAAAATTAATGATTTATTCTAAATTATTAATCATTTGTTTATGTAATAAATCAATAGGTTTATCAAAAAATAAATTTTCTATAGCTATTAAATAATAATCTTTTTTTACTTTTTGATACCAATCTGTCCACCATAAAAACCAATCACACCAAATAACAATATTTCCCCAAATACCTAAATTAGAAACAATTGTTTTTTCAGTACTATCCAACAAACCGGCATATTTAAGAGAATCATAAACAAATAATGAGTAACTATTTTGAAAAGAATTTATTTCATCATTAGACATTAAAGAATCTTCAATAGAATAAATTGTTATATCATATAAATTTGAATAGTCATCAAGTACTATATTAATATAATTAATATCATTAGTTGGGTCTATTTTATTATCTATTTGGTAAATAATTTTGTCTTTTAATGAGTTCAAATCTTGATTATTAGTTTCTGGAAATTCTTCTTCAATGATTTTTTTTAATAATTTTATAGAAGAGTGAATATCATCAATTTGTGATTTAGGTGTATTATTTATTATTTTTGCATATTGATAAGTAAAATATTCATTAAATAGATATTTTGAATTGTCTTCTACTAAATTACATTCTAAATCTATGGTTGCAAAATATAAATTATCTTTATTAAAGCCCATTTGAACATTATAATTTGGATAATCTTTTTGTAAAAGATAAGAAGGACAATCAAAAGGTTCTTTGATTTCGTCAGATGTTGAAAAAAATATGATTGTTCCTATAAGTAAAATACTTGCTAAAATACCTATTATTATTTTATCTATCATTTTTGATTTATATTATTGCTATTCTTAGCTGAATCTGTAACAGTTTTTTGAATTTCTCCTTGCATTTCAGATATTTGAACATAAGAGTCCTTTGTTACATCAACAACAGTATTACTAGTATCAAGTAGAGCTTGTCCGGTTGGATTATGGTCAAAAAAATTTATTCCTGCTCCTCCAATAAAACTAAACATAATTCCTCCTAATAAAATAAATACTCCTAAAGTACCTAATTCGAAACTCTCAGAACCAAATCCAAAAATTATTACTATTAGTCCAATTATAATTGCACCAATCCCTATTGCAAATAGTAAATGTGACATAAAATATAAAATAAATACTACTGCAACTAATCCCATTAAGCCTAAAAAAGCTATTCCTGAATTTTCATTATTTCCCATTTTTAATTTATTATATCTTTCAATATTTATAAATGTTGCTATTTGACATCATAAAGAATTCTAACTATGCTACTTACATTACAGTTTAAACTAATGTTTATAAATAACCTCAGTTATATTATAGTATGAAAAAAAGGGAAACACAAATCCTAATTAAGAAGATAATCTCCTCTTTAATGAATGGGACATCAAAATCTATAACTGAAATTTCTAAAGAAACAGACATAGATAGGACTGTAATCCCTAAATACTTAAAAACACTTCATGATAGTGGTTTAGTTATTGAAGAACAAGAAGGTACAAGTAAATTTTATACTATCATTCCTAATTTCAGAGATGATACATATTTTGGGCTACCTTTGGACAAAGAAAGAAAAGAAAATGCATATTCATTATATTTTTTAATTAGAAAATACTGGAAAGAATTTACATCTAATAAATTATCTAACACTCATGCAAAAAAAATAGCATATAAAGTTATTAAACAACATTCTGAATTAAATATTCCTTATGGATGGTACATATATGGAGGAGTTGATATACTTGCCTATGATGATTCTAGAAGTTATCAAAACTACAGATTGCCTGATGGTGTAGAAAATACTGTAAAGAAAGTTAGTGAAGAATATTCTAAAGTATGTTATGCCTGGGAAGCTAAGAAATTACAATATGAGCAAGAAAATAATCCACTATATAATATTAAAGAAGAATTATTAGCTTTGTTGTATTCGTCTAACTTTGATTCACATCCAAAGAATTCATTACATATTTTTTTGAAAAAATTAAAAACTATGATAAATTTATCTCCAAAAGTTGATAATGTGAATTATAATGAAATTATTGATTCTTATCAAGACTTAATGCTTGATATTACTAACAAACTAGATGATGAAATTATAAGAAATCATAAAAGACAAATAACTCTACTTTCTGAAGCTTTTTGGGAATATGTAGCTTTGTTTAATTTTAAAAATGATTTAAAAGATTTCTACTCCCCTAAAATCCTTACCATACATTTTAAGATGGATATTGCTCAACAAGAAGAAAAGGTTATAAATTTAGGTTCTGAATTACAAAGCCTTATACCGGATGATGAATTAGAGCCATCAAAAAAAGAATTTAATGATAAGTTATATCAAAATAAACCTATTTGCCAGGATCAATTAAAAGAACAAAAAGATTCACTTGATGATTTGAAAAAAGAAATGGGTGAAGAAAAGTTTAATAATTTTTTAAGAGAAAAATTTGGTTTATAATAATTCTTCAGGTTTTTTAATTGGGATATTTGTTCCAATTTCTTTAAAATGAACTATATTTCTTGTTATTATAAAATCGACATCTTCTCTTTCTGCAATAATTATATGTAAAGCATCATCGGAGTCTGTATCTGATTTTGTTTTTGCTTCTTGTTTTTCTTCCTGTGTGTATTTTGATTTTATAATTTTTAATTTGGTTAGTTCAAATAACATTTTTATAGAATCAATTTTACCTAATCCATAAAGCTCGTTTAATGTCCAATCAGAAATTACTATATAAT
This window harbors:
- a CDS encoding DUF1778 domain-containing protein, which produces MAKISIEIKDEVLKVIDKARKIDVRSRTNFLVSSALKEANRQLKKE
- a CDS encoding helix-turn-helix domain-containing protein, whose amino-acid sequence is MKKRETQILIKKIISSLMNGTSKSITEISKETDIDRTVIPKYLKTLHDSGLVIEEQEGTSKFYTIIPNFRDDTYFGLPLDKERKENAYSLYFLIRKYWKEFTSNKLSNTHAKKIAYKVIKQHSELNIPYGWYIYGGVDILAYDDSRSYQNYRLPDGVENTVKKVSEEYSKVCYAWEAKKLQYEQENNPLYNIKEELLALLYSSNFDSHPKNSLHIFLKKLKTMINLSPKVDNVNYNEIIDSYQDLMLDITNKLDDEIIRNHKRQITLLSEAFWEYVALFNFKNDLKDFYSPKILTIHFKMDIAQQEEKVINLGSELQSLIPDDELEPSKKEFNDKLYQNKPICQDQLKEQKDSLDDLKKEMGEEKFNNFLREKFGL
- a CDS encoding PIN domain-containing protein is translated as MPKLYIDTNVIIDAIEERKNKFGKKIGNPASDLFFAAATCKHYIVISDWTLNELYGLGKIDSIKMLFELTKLKIIKSKYTQEEKQEAKTKSDTDSDDALHIIIAEREDVDFIITRNIVHFKEIGTNIPIKKPEELL